A single genomic interval of Rhodothermus profundi harbors:
- a CDS encoding O-acetylhomoserine aminocarboxypropyltransferase/cysteine synthase family protein: MVERSTPAPQARPNGQTGRTFGFETRMLHAGHIPDAVTGARAVPIYQTTSYVFDDVDYAAQLFELKQYGNIYTRINNPTTAVFEERMASLENGTGAVATASGMAAQFLTFMTLLQPGDEIVASQHLYGGTKTQLTHTLQKLGVTVHFVDPTDFDAWEAAITPRTRALYGETIGNPQGSILDIERLAELAHAHRIPLIVDNTFATPYLCRPIEWGADIVVHSATKFIGGHGNSIGGVVIEAGTFDYRHFPTIADPSPSYHGLRFYDTFGHHGFLMKLRAETLRDVGACLSPFNAFLLIQGLETLSIRMERHVANARAIAEFLHDHPRVAWVAYAGLPDSPYYELAQKYTPLGPGAVFTFGLKYGAEGPRAAGKKFIESLQLFSHLANVGDVRSLVIHPATTTHQQLSDEELEAAGIKPEMIRLSIGLETLEDLLWDLDQALHAI, encoded by the coding sequence ATGGTGGAACGCTCGACCCCGGCTCCGCAAGCGCGCCCCAACGGTCAGACCGGCCGCACCTTTGGCTTTGAAACGCGCATGCTGCATGCGGGGCATATTCCTGACGCCGTCACGGGCGCCCGTGCCGTACCTATTTACCAGACTACCTCCTACGTCTTCGACGACGTAGACTACGCAGCCCAGCTTTTCGAGCTCAAGCAGTATGGCAACATCTACACGCGCATCAACAATCCCACCACCGCGGTCTTTGAGGAGCGCATGGCCTCGCTCGAAAATGGAACCGGCGCGGTGGCCACCGCCAGTGGCATGGCCGCGCAGTTCCTGACGTTCATGACGCTCTTACAGCCTGGCGATGAGATCGTCGCCTCCCAGCACCTCTATGGCGGAACGAAAACCCAGCTCACCCATACCCTCCAGAAACTGGGCGTAACGGTACATTTTGTTGATCCAACAGACTTCGACGCCTGGGAGGCGGCCATTACGCCCCGCACCCGCGCGCTCTATGGAGAGACTATCGGCAATCCGCAGGGCAGCATCCTGGACATTGAACGCCTGGCCGAACTGGCCCACGCCCATCGCATTCCGCTGATCGTGGACAATACCTTTGCGACGCCGTACCTGTGCCGTCCGATCGAATGGGGCGCCGACATCGTCGTGCATTCGGCCACCAAATTTATCGGGGGGCATGGCAACTCCATTGGGGGCGTGGTTATCGAAGCCGGCACGTTCGACTACCGCCATTTTCCTACCATTGCGGACCCCTCTCCCTCCTACCACGGCCTGCGCTTTTACGACACGTTCGGCCACCACGGCTTTCTGATGAAACTGCGCGCCGAGACGCTCCGCGACGTGGGCGCCTGCCTTTCTCCTTTTAATGCCTTCCTGCTCATCCAGGGACTGGAAACCCTCTCCATCCGCATGGAGCGGCATGTGGCAAACGCCCGCGCCATTGCCGAATTCCTGCACGATCACCCCAGAGTCGCCTGGGTCGCCTACGCCGGTCTCCCCGACAGTCCCTACTACGAACTCGCCCAGAAGTACACGCCGCTAGGACCCGGGGCTGTTTTTACGTTCGGGCTCAAGTACGGCGCCGAAGGACCGCGGGCAGCAGGTAAGAAGTTTATCGAGTCGCTACAGCTTTTCTCTCATCTGGCCAACGTAGGCGACGTGCGAAGCCTGGTCATTCATCCGGCCACTACCACGCATCAGCAGCTTTCTGACGAAGAACTGGAAGCTGCGGGTATCAAGCCCGAGATGATCCGTCTGTCCATTGGACTGGAAACCCTGGAGGACCTGTTATGGGACCTGGATCAGGCCCTGCATGCGATCTGA
- the radA gene encoding DNA repair protein RadA, whose amino-acid sequence MARSSSRYVCQACGYEAPRWMGRCPDCGGWNTLVEEARPRPVRARVPQRRAEAPSADPVPLSAVPLDEEARLVTGVAELDRVLGGGIVPGSLILLAGDPGIGKSTLMTELARYLPDRRVLYVTGEESVRQVRLRARRLGIEGENLLLLAETNLEAILEAARRAKPEVLVIDSIQTVYRPELESAPGSVSQVRESAALLMHYAKTTHVPVFLVGHVTKEGAIAGPRVLEHMVDTVLYFEGDRHHAYRILRAVKNRFGATHEIGVFEMHETGLRAVDNPSELFLSERRYGTSGSTVVCTLEGTRPVLVEIQALVTPTAYGTPQRNATGFDYRRLQMLLAVLEKREGLRLAAHDVFVNVVGGLRLEEPAADLGVLVAVASSFRDIPADTGTVLIGEVGLGGEIRGVGQLDVRLREAARLGFRQALVPAHHLKGLLRPDGLEVVGVRSLHEALDYVL is encoded by the coding sequence ATGGCGCGTTCATCGAGCCGATACGTCTGTCAGGCCTGCGGCTACGAAGCACCGCGTTGGATGGGGCGTTGTCCGGATTGTGGCGGATGGAATACGCTGGTGGAGGAAGCGCGACCAAGGCCCGTGAGGGCACGCGTGCCGCAGCGCAGGGCAGAGGCACCGAGTGCTGATCCCGTCCCGCTATCGGCTGTTCCGTTAGACGAGGAGGCGCGGCTGGTAACCGGCGTGGCCGAGCTGGACCGGGTCCTGGGCGGGGGCATTGTGCCGGGCTCGCTCATCTTGCTGGCGGGTGATCCGGGCATTGGCAAAAGCACGCTGATGACTGAACTTGCCCGCTACCTTCCCGATCGCCGGGTGCTCTACGTGACAGGCGAAGAGTCGGTTCGTCAGGTGCGGCTGCGTGCTCGGCGCCTGGGCATAGAAGGGGAAAACCTTCTGCTCCTGGCCGAGACCAACCTGGAAGCGATTCTGGAGGCTGCGCGCCGGGCGAAGCCCGAGGTGCTCGTGATCGATTCGATTCAGACGGTTTACCGGCCTGAGCTGGAAAGCGCACCGGGTTCGGTCAGCCAGGTGCGCGAAAGTGCCGCGTTGCTCATGCATTATGCAAAAACCACGCATGTTCCGGTTTTTCTGGTCGGGCACGTTACCAAAGAAGGCGCCATTGCCGGACCGCGCGTGCTGGAGCACATGGTCGATACGGTGCTTTATTTTGAGGGGGATCGCCATCACGCCTATCGCATTTTGCGGGCGGTCAAAAACCGCTTCGGGGCCACCCATGAAATTGGCGTGTTCGAGATGCACGAAACCGGCCTGCGTGCCGTTGATAATCCCAGCGAGCTGTTTCTGTCGGAGCGGCGCTACGGCACCAGTGGTTCCACGGTAGTCTGCACGCTCGAAGGCACGCGACCGGTGCTTGTCGAAATCCAGGCGCTGGTGACACCGACCGCATACGGAACGCCGCAGCGCAATGCGACGGGCTTTGACTACCGGCGGCTGCAGATGCTGCTGGCGGTTCTAGAAAAGCGAGAGGGGCTGCGTCTGGCGGCGCATGACGTGTTCGTAAACGTCGTGGGGGGATTGCGGTTGGAAGAGCCGGCGGCTGATCTGGGTGTGCTGGTGGCGGTTGCTTCGTCCTTTCGGGACATCCCGGCCGATACGGGCACCGTGCTGATCGGCGAAGTCGGGCTGGGCGGAGAAATTCGCGGCGTCGGACAGCTCGACGTTCGGCTCCGCGAAGCGGCCCGGCTGGGCTTTCGGCAGGCTCTGGTACCGGCCCATCACCTGAAAGGACTCCTGCGTCCCGACGGCCTGGAGGTGGTCGGGGTGCGCTCGTTGCACGAGGCGCTGGACTATGTGCTTTAA
- a CDS encoding RNA polymerase sigma factor, which produces MSGFFVKEVSAQVVFRKGTDWMHPTDDQLVAAYLERGDAQAFRQLVERHQERIYGYLLGMVRDPEVASDLFQETFLRVLAALRQERASYTQQGRWLAWVLRIARNAALDYLRSRRKWQDVPPENGEEGISFWDRLADDAPGADEALEEAELQAQLTACIERLPPEQREVLLLRQEAELTFREIAELTGVSINTALGRMRYALINLRKMMHHMQNQPASE; this is translated from the coding sequence ATGTCAGGATTCTTCGTTAAGGAAGTGTCTGCGCAGGTAGTCTTCCGGAAGGGAACCGATTGGATGCACCCCACCGACGATCAACTGGTCGCGGCCTACCTGGAGCGGGGCGACGCGCAGGCGTTCCGCCAACTGGTTGAACGCCACCAGGAACGCATTTACGGCTATTTACTGGGAATGGTGCGCGACCCCGAAGTGGCCAGCGATCTGTTTCAGGAAACATTCCTGCGCGTGCTGGCGGCGCTGCGGCAGGAACGGGCTTCCTACACGCAGCAGGGGCGCTGGCTGGCCTGGGTGCTGCGCATTGCGCGTAACGCAGCGCTCGACTACTTGCGCAGCCGAAGAAAATGGCAGGATGTGCCCCCGGAGAATGGGGAAGAAGGGATTTCGTTCTGGGATCGACTGGCAGACGACGCGCCAGGTGCCGACGAGGCGTTGGAGGAAGCTGAACTGCAGGCGCAGCTGACCGCCTGCATTGAGCGGCTGCCGCCTGAGCAGCGTGAAGTGCTGCTCCTGCGTCAGGAGGCCGAGCTAACCTTCCGGGAGATCGCTGAACTGACCGGCGTCTCGATCAATACGGCGCTGGGACGCATGCGCTACGCGCTGATCAACCTGCGCAAAATGATGCATCACATGCAAAACCAACCGGCTTCGGAATGA
- a CDS encoding ABC transporter ATP-binding protein codes for MIQVEHLYKSFDGRPVLVDVSLEIRDGETLAIIGRSGSGKSVLMKHLIGLLKPDRGRVLVDGVDIHAISYEELRRIRRQFGVLFQSGALFDSMNAFENVAFPLRTFTNLSEAAIRRRVQECLELVQLPDVGPKMPDELSGGMKKRVALARAIALEPRYIIYDEPTTGLDPETANAIDELIRDLNHRLNVTGIVVTHDMHSVLSVADRVAFLYQGRMHWVGTIEALHRSNDPTLLAFVKASEYQIGQPISRST; via the coding sequence ATGATTCAGGTCGAACATCTCTACAAGAGCTTTGATGGACGCCCCGTCCTGGTAGACGTCTCGCTGGAAATTCGCGATGGCGAGACGCTGGCTATCATCGGCCGCTCGGGTTCGGGCAAGAGCGTCTTGATGAAGCACCTGATCGGTCTGTTGAAACCCGACCGGGGACGCGTGCTGGTCGATGGCGTAGACATTCACGCCATCTCTTATGAAGAATTGCGCCGGATTCGCCGGCAGTTTGGCGTGCTCTTCCAGAGCGGCGCGCTGTTCGACTCAATGAATGCGTTCGAAAACGTAGCCTTCCCGCTGCGCACGTTTACCAATCTCTCGGAAGCAGCGATCCGCCGTCGCGTGCAGGAGTGCCTGGAGCTGGTCCAATTGCCGGACGTGGGGCCCAAGATGCCTGACGAACTCTCAGGCGGCATGAAAAAACGTGTGGCGCTGGCGCGCGCCATTGCCCTGGAGCCACGCTACATTATCTACGACGAGCCAACTACTGGCCTCGACCCGGAGACGGCCAATGCTATTGACGAGCTGATTCGCGACCTGAATCACCGGCTCAACGTTACCGGCATCGTCGTTACGCACGACATGCATTCGGTGCTTTCGGTAGCCGACCGCGTGGCCTTCCTGTATCAGGGCCGTATGCACTGGGTAGGTACCATCGAGGCATTGCATCGCAGCAACGACCCGACACTGCTTGCCTTTGTGAAAGCCAGCGAGTACCAGATTGGTCAACCGATTTCTCGCAGCACATGA
- a CDS encoding SDR family NAD(P)-dependent oxidoreductase yields MALTIDLSGRVALVTGASRGIGQALAEGLAQAGATVAVHYHQNREAAEALAARLGRGARAFGADLSDVAACCQLFDAVLATYGRLDVLVNNAGIALGAELDAPLEAWEEVWERTMAVNLRAPELLCRLAIQQFLKQGGGRIINIASRAAFRGDTPEYMAYAASKGGLVALTRSIARNPQLGRAGIRAFVVAPGFTRTDMAQDFIDRYGPEIALGDIALERLTEPEDLAPIVVLLASGLADHATGCTIDVNAGSYVH; encoded by the coding sequence ATGGCGCTAACGATTGATCTGAGCGGACGGGTGGCGCTCGTCACAGGTGCCAGCCGTGGGATCGGGCAGGCGCTGGCCGAAGGGCTGGCACAGGCCGGTGCAACGGTGGCGGTCCATTACCACCAGAATCGGGAGGCCGCCGAAGCACTTGCGGCACGCCTGGGCCGTGGAGCCCGTGCTTTCGGGGCAGATCTGAGTGACGTGGCCGCCTGCTGCCAACTCTTTGACGCCGTGCTGGCCACCTATGGCCGTCTAGACGTCCTCGTCAACAATGCAGGGATTGCGCTGGGTGCCGAGTTGGACGCTCCCCTTGAAGCCTGGGAAGAGGTCTGGGAGCGCACCATGGCCGTCAATCTCCGCGCTCCGGAGCTGCTCTGTCGCCTGGCGATTCAGCAATTCCTGAAGCAGGGCGGCGGACGCATCATCAACATTGCCTCACGGGCTGCGTTCCGAGGCGACACGCCTGAATACATGGCCTATGCCGCGTCAAAAGGGGGACTGGTGGCACTGACACGCTCTATCGCCCGCAACCCGCAACTTGGCCGGGCAGGCATTCGGGCCTTTGTGGTGGCCCCGGGTTTCACGCGCACCGACATGGCCCAGGATTTTATCGACCGCTATGGCCCCGAAATCGCGCTGGGCGATATTGCCCTGGAGCGGCTAACCGAACCCGAAGACCTGGCTCCTATTGTGGTGCTCCTGGCCAGCGGGCTGGCCGACCATGCTACCGGC
- a CDS encoding MlaD family protein, which translates to MNALMTHRNEVKVGVALVAAALILFFGTRFLLNLPLFERTATYETLLPDAGGLVDGSLVRLKGVVVGRVTEVHYDPQHGMARVRFQIHGGVPLPEGSYTRISGLAMFGNVEMEIVPGPPGNPPLKPGSQLPGHLDGGLAAVAEEVPAVLQQLNTLLERFDTVAEAAATQLSTPGSDLRLTLQALRQSSQTLAALLQREQQHIARTLENLATTSDQLREAATPTADSIQAAAAQLRHLLRRLEASTASLEQATASLDRILAHIARGEGTLGRLIYDETLYWKLDTTLTGLNRILRDFEANPGRYLRELRLIDVF; encoded by the coding sequence ATGAACGCACTGATGACCCATCGCAACGAAGTCAAAGTGGGCGTGGCCCTGGTTGCGGCTGCGCTGATCCTGTTTTTCGGAACCCGCTTCCTGCTCAATCTGCCCCTTTTTGAGCGAACCGCCACTTATGAAACGCTCCTGCCAGACGCCGGAGGCCTGGTCGATGGCAGCCTGGTACGGCTAAAAGGGGTGGTCGTCGGACGCGTCACGGAAGTGCACTACGATCCGCAGCACGGCATGGCACGCGTGCGGTTTCAAATTCACGGCGGCGTGCCGCTTCCAGAAGGATCGTACACGCGCATTTCCGGCCTGGCGATGTTTGGCAACGTGGAAATGGAAATCGTGCCCGGCCCTCCCGGCAATCCGCCCCTGAAGCCGGGCAGCCAGCTCCCGGGCCATCTCGATGGTGGCCTGGCAGCCGTGGCCGAAGAAGTTCCTGCCGTGCTGCAACAACTGAACACGCTGCTGGAACGCTTCGATACGGTAGCGGAAGCCGCAGCCACGCAGCTCAGCACGCCGGGCAGCGACCTGCGTCTGACACTCCAGGCCCTCCGCCAGAGTAGCCAGACCCTGGCAGCGCTGCTCCAGCGTGAACAACAACACATCGCCCGCACGCTGGAAAACCTGGCCACTACCTCCGACCAGCTTCGCGAAGCCGCTACCCCTACCGCTGACTCCATCCAGGCCGCCGCCGCCCAGCTCCGCCACCTGCTACGCCGCCTGGAAGCCAGCACTGCCTCGCTGGAGCAGGCCACAGCCTCACTCGACCGCATTCTGGCGCACATCGCCCGTGGCGAAGGCACGCTCGGCCGTCTGATCTATGACGAGACGCTCTACTGGAAGCTCGACACCACACTGACCGGCCTGAACCGCATTCTGCGCGACTTTGAGGCCAACCCCGGCCGTTACCTGCGCGAACTACGGCTGATCGACGTGTTCTAA
- a CDS encoding CoA-binding protein: MGPGSGPACDLTLNSILPPALREKYQHPAVIRKVLAESRTIAIVGLSADRQKASHFVATYLQYAGYRIIPVNPHAQEILGERTYPDLRSIPEPVDVVDVFRPAHECPEYARQAVEIGARTLWLQLRIVSLEAAQIAEAGGLQVVMDRCIKMEHGRYNGSMHWVGMNTGIITARRARRWF; this comes from the coding sequence ATGGGACCTGGATCAGGCCCTGCATGCGATCTGACACTGAACTCCATCCTGCCACCAGCGCTTCGGGAAAAGTACCAGCACCCGGCCGTTATCCGTAAGGTGCTGGCCGAATCCCGCACCATTGCCATCGTCGGCCTTTCAGCCGACCGGCAGAAGGCCAGTCATTTTGTGGCCACCTATCTGCAATATGCCGGCTACCGAATTATTCCGGTGAATCCGCACGCTCAGGAGATCCTGGGTGAGCGTACCTATCCGGATCTGCGGAGCATTCCAGAGCCGGTCGATGTGGTCGACGTGTTCCGTCCGGCGCATGAATGCCCCGAATATGCCCGGCAGGCCGTGGAAATCGGCGCCCGTACGCTCTGGCTCCAGCTACGCATCGTCAGCCTTGAAGCTGCCCAGATTGCAGAAGCCGGGGGACTACAGGTGGTAATGGACCGCTGCATCAAGATGGAGCACGGTCGCTACAACGGTAGCATGCACTGGGTGGGTATGAACACCGGCATCATTACGGCGCGCCGCGCTCGCCGCTGGTTTTAA
- a CDS encoding metallophosphoesterase family protein — MKLLATSDLREAFDYIDRLPDVVRDAGIEAVLFAGNVLQAEARQAEWERAVQEHRLPDRARPEIVEERKNDAESLLAFFRRLNTIGVPVYVIPGRNDAPERFFLQAAFNSEIVTPHIHLVHRSFAPLGGRYMVAGFGGEITVEARDHEFFLRYPGWEAIFSLDFLRHLDAPRILLFYTAPADKLDEPADRSGPAAVAHLIKTYDPHFVVCAGVEGRKEKVHLGNTLVVYPGSLAAGDYAVIDTREKTVAFGNLR, encoded by the coding sequence ATGAAACTACTGGCGACAAGTGATCTGCGCGAAGCGTTCGACTATATCGACCGACTGCCCGACGTCGTTCGCGACGCCGGTATAGAGGCCGTGCTCTTTGCCGGCAACGTGTTGCAGGCCGAAGCGCGTCAGGCTGAGTGGGAGCGGGCAGTGCAGGAACATCGACTGCCCGACCGGGCGCGTCCCGAGATTGTCGAAGAACGGAAAAACGACGCGGAATCGCTGCTCGCGTTTTTCCGGCGCCTGAACACAATCGGAGTGCCGGTCTATGTAATTCCGGGCCGTAACGACGCGCCGGAGCGCTTTTTCCTGCAGGCGGCCTTCAACAGTGAGATTGTGACGCCGCATATCCACCTGGTGCACCGCAGTTTTGCGCCGCTGGGAGGGCGCTACATGGTGGCAGGATTCGGTGGCGAAATCACCGTGGAAGCGCGGGATCATGAGTTTTTCCTGCGCTATCCGGGCTGGGAAGCGATTTTTTCGCTGGACTTTCTGCGGCATCTGGATGCGCCTCGGATCCTGTTGTTCTATACGGCCCCGGCCGACAAACTGGACGAACCGGCCGATCGGAGTGGACCGGCCGCGGTGGCGCATCTGATCAAGACCTACGATCCGCATTTTGTGGTGTGTGCCGGGGTAGAAGGACGTAAGGAAAAGGTGCACCTGGGAAATACCCTCGTGGTCTATCCCGGCTCACTGGCCGCAGGGGATTATGCGGTGATCGACACGCGGGAGAAAACGGTGGCATTTGGGAATCTTCGATGA
- a CDS encoding hydroxypyruvate isomerase family protein yields MALTRRQALRRLAGAAALTTMGAPLVLPARQRPPLKGRIRHSVCKWCYPNLSVEALAAAGVKMGLQSIELLDPPDWPRLRPYGLICAMGNGPSRITEGFNRLENHAWLVPQFKKRIEEAAEAGVPNLICFSGNRNGMDDEEGLENCVIGLKQILPTAEKYGVTICMELLNSKIDHPDYMCDRTEWGVRLVQRLGSERFKLLYDIYHMQIMEGDIIRTIQNSIEYIAHFHTAGVPGRHEIDDSQELYYPAIMRAIAATGFDGFVAQEFIPTADDPLESLRHAIAICDV; encoded by the coding sequence ATGGCGCTCACGCGTCGGCAGGCACTGCGCAGGCTGGCCGGAGCAGCCGCCCTGACCACCATGGGCGCGCCGCTGGTGCTTCCCGCTCGCCAACGCCCTCCGCTTAAAGGACGCATCCGGCACTCTGTCTGCAAATGGTGCTATCCGAACCTGAGCGTGGAAGCCCTGGCAGCGGCCGGTGTCAAGATGGGCCTGCAATCCATTGAACTGCTGGACCCGCCCGACTGGCCGCGCCTTCGGCCGTACGGACTTATCTGCGCCATGGGCAACGGCCCCTCGCGCATCACCGAAGGGTTCAACCGCCTCGAAAATCACGCCTGGCTGGTGCCGCAATTCAAAAAGCGCATCGAAGAAGCCGCCGAAGCCGGGGTCCCCAACCTGATCTGCTTCTCCGGAAACCGCAACGGAATGGACGACGAAGAGGGGCTGGAAAACTGCGTGATCGGCCTCAAACAGATCCTGCCCACGGCTGAGAAATACGGCGTCACGATCTGTATGGAGCTGCTTAACAGCAAGATTGACCATCCCGACTACATGTGCGACCGCACCGAATGGGGCGTGCGGCTTGTGCAACGCCTGGGCTCAGAGCGCTTCAAGCTGCTCTATGACATCTACCACATGCAGATCATGGAAGGAGACATCATCCGCACCATTCAGAACTCCATCGAATACATTGCCCACTTCCACACCGCCGGTGTACCGGGACGCCACGAAATTGACGACTCCCAGGAGCTCTACTACCCGGCCATCATGCGGGCCATTGCCGCGACAGGATTCGACGGGTTTGTGGCGCAGGAGTTTATCCCTACGGCCGACGATCCCCTGGAATCCCTCCGCCATGCCATTGCCATCTGTGACGTGTAA
- a CDS encoding HD domain-containing protein — MPTYEDALKLFHEWTQSENLRRHGYAVEAAMAYYARHFGEDETLWRMTGLLHDLDYERHPTPEEHPYVGVRVLRELGYPEEMLEAILGHADYTGTPRRTLLARTLFAVDELAGFITAVAYVRPTRLEGLTVKSVKKKLKDKAFAAGVSREDIRRGAEELGLPLEEHIAHVIAGMQAEAERLGLAASPA, encoded by the coding sequence ATGCCCACCTACGAAGACGCCCTGAAGCTCTTTCACGAATGGACGCAGTCTGAAAACCTGCGTCGTCACGGCTATGCGGTCGAGGCCGCCATGGCGTATTATGCCCGCCACTTTGGCGAAGATGAAACGCTCTGGCGCATGACCGGTCTGCTTCACGACCTGGACTACGAGCGGCATCCAACCCCCGAGGAGCATCCGTACGTGGGCGTGCGCGTGCTGCGCGAGCTGGGCTACCCCGAAGAAATGCTGGAGGCCATCCTGGGTCACGCCGACTACACGGGCACGCCACGCCGGACGCTGCTGGCCCGAACGTTGTTCGCGGTCGATGAACTGGCGGGCTTTATTACGGCCGTAGCGTACGTGCGCCCTACCCGGCTTGAAGGCCTGACCGTCAAGTCGGTCAAGAAAAAGCTCAAGGACAAAGCCTTTGCCGCTGGCGTCAGCCGCGAAGACATCCGACGAGGCGCCGAGGAGCTGGGACTGCCGCTGGAGGAACACATCGCGCATGTGATTGCCGGTATGCAGGCCGAAGCCGAGCGCCTGGGCCTGGCTGCTTCCCCGGCCTGA
- a CDS encoding MlaE family ABC transporter permease: protein MQKSLSQFLLPFRALGQYTLLLVHAFSALGEFKTYRKNLFDQMVRIGVDSIPIVAMAAAFSGAVMTVQTAYQLVSPFIPKSVIGAVVAPSMILELAVVVTGFILAGRVGARIAAELGTMRVTEQIDALEAMGLNSVSYLVVPRVLAGMIMVPVLYVIASFIGIASGILVANLGGFLSTGEFLQGARQFFKPFDPIFGVIKAFVFGFVITSISCYKGYFTQGGAEGVGRSTTQAAVLSCVYILVADLVLAVLLL from the coding sequence ATGCAAAAGTCACTGTCACAGTTTTTACTGCCCTTTCGGGCACTGGGCCAGTACACGCTGCTGCTTGTCCACGCGTTCTCGGCCCTGGGAGAGTTCAAAACGTATCGAAAGAACCTGTTCGATCAGATGGTGCGTATCGGGGTTGATTCAATCCCGATTGTAGCGATGGCCGCCGCGTTCTCCGGCGCCGTGATGACCGTGCAGACCGCCTACCAGCTTGTATCGCCGTTCATTCCTAAGTCTGTGATTGGCGCAGTGGTCGCCCCTTCCATGATTCTGGAGCTGGCGGTAGTCGTCACGGGTTTTATCCTGGCAGGTCGGGTGGGTGCCCGCATAGCCGCTGAGCTGGGCACCATGCGCGTCACCGAGCAGATCGACGCGCTCGAAGCCATGGGCCTGAACTCGGTCAGTTATCTGGTCGTCCCGCGTGTGCTGGCTGGCATGATCATGGTGCCAGTGCTCTACGTGATAGCCAGTTTCATCGGCATAGCTTCAGGCATTCTGGTAGCCAACCTGGGGGGCTTTCTCTCGACCGGCGAATTCCTCCAGGGCGCCCGGCAGTTTTTCAAGCCGTTTGATCCCATCTTTGGCGTTATCAAAGCCTTCGTGTTCGGCTTCGTGATTACGTCCATCTCCTGCTACAAAGGCTACTTTACCCAGGGTGGAGCTGAGGGAGTCGGACGGAGCACTACGCAGGCAGCCGTCCTGAGCTGCGTGTATATTCTGGTAGCGGATCTGGTCCTGGCCGTTCTACTGCTATAA